One part of the Anguilla anguilla isolate fAngAng1 chromosome 11, fAngAng1.pri, whole genome shotgun sequence genome encodes these proteins:
- the LOC118208451 gene encoding targeting protein for Xklp2-A-like, with translation MDTQQNERWHDGHDTNLVYTSLNDKDISNPVLVSEAVAIDTQAVSSTVSSNVMTSWGNQSTEKLLHSPRLRVSKHKQKFAPGFEVINSPPVKKPRRGASLKHKSTEEKELEYIQTLQKEAAQHRKKNKASYRAALAGSQPARKPAMSTTIPVDFHFHTDERVKQHGHSTSHGEPVQFASQLRRHPPSPAKTNRGSTIPKPFNLSVGKKRKHEESTVYVPMAQQIEQFQKRTPPRYHLQSGKMAERGPSPRKTGKLKITNPKTPRLVTRQRSRPVSVKSSEEIEAAELEKIQQYKFKALELNRKILEGGELLKKPSAKEATQPVGFQLEVERRLQERQAGRAQEEPQHHSFQPRPLPARILEEVVGVPEKTVKNPTVPESPAFTLKNRVRVKQVEEVKPVPLKAIPVPHFGLPFQPKPVEKGQAEVCPFSFESRERERQALKEKRLEELRQKEIPKFKAQLLPDFSEVYLPEKKVAAPTKVEPFRLLADERGATKSDRWGQMVKDEQRQQEEATSFRARPNTVTHKEPFMPKKENSSVFVPQGFQLSTERRAQERQEYERALCEKEVLCARIEEERRREMEMKEKEEVTELRQQQIHKAQPVRRYKPVELKKSEESLTIPQSPKFSDRFRL, from the exons ATGGACACCCAGCAAAATGAACGGTGGCATGATGGGCACGACACTAATTTGGTCTATACGTCTTTAAATGACAAGGACATTTCAAATCCAGTATTGG TTTCAGAAGCAGTTGCAATAGACACTCAAGCAGTGTCTTCCACGGTCTCATCAAATGTAATGACATCATGGGGCAACCAGTCAACGGAAAAACTACTGCATTCACCCCGTTTAAG GGTTTCAAAGCACAAGCAGAAGTTTGCTCCAGGCTTTGAAGTCATTAATTCACCACCTGTCAAGAAGCCAAGGAG GGGTGCCTCCCTGAAGCACAAGAGCACAGAGGAGAAGGAGCTGGAGTACATTCAGACTCTTCAGAAGGAGGCTGCGCAGCACCGCAAGAAGAACAAGGCTAGCTACAGGGCTGCCTTGGCTGGCA GTCAGCCAGCAAGGAAGCCAGCAATGTCCACCACAATCCCTGTGGATTTCCACTTCCATACAGACGAGAGGGTGAAGCAACATGGACACAGCACCAGCCACGGGGAGCCAGTTCAGTTTGCTTCTCAGCTGCGCAGACACCCTCCTTCTcct GCAAAGACAAATCGGGGTTCAACGATCCCCAAGCCCTTCAACCTGTCTGTTGGCAAAAAGCGCAAACATGAGGAATCCACAGTGTATGTGCCCATGGCCCAACAGATAGAGCAGTTCCAGAAACGTACGCCACCCCGTTACCACCTACAAAGTGGGAAAATGGCAGAGAGAG GTCCATCCCCACGGAAGACTGGAAAACTGAAGATCACCAATCCAAAAACTCCACGGCTGGTGACAAGGCAGAGGAGCCGGCCAGTCTCGGTGAAAAGCAGCGAGGAGATAGAGGCTGCGGAGCTTGAGAAGATCCAACA GTATAAGTTCAAAGCTCTGGAGCTGAACCGAAAGATCCTGGAAGGTGGCGAGCTGCTAAAGAAGCCGTCGGCAAAGGAAGCAACCCAGCCGGTGGGCTTTCAGCTGGAGGTGGAGCGTCGGCTGCAGGAGCGGCAGGCCGGAAGGGCCCAGGAGGAGCCACAACACCACAGCTTCCAGCCCAGGCCCCTTCCTGCCAGGATCTTGGAGGAAGTGGTT GGTGTCCCAGAAAAGACCGTTAAAAATCCCACTGTGCCAGAATCCCCTGCCTTTACTCTGAAAAACCGGGTGCGTGTGAAGCAGGTGGAGGAA GTGAAACCTGTTCCATTGAAGGCCATCCCTGTACCCCACTTCGGCCTGCCCTTCCAGCCCAAACCCGTGGAAAAGGGCCAGGCAGAGGTGTGTCCCTTCTCCTTTGAGTCACGAGAGCGTGAGAGGCAGGCGCTCAAGGAAAagaggctggaggagctgcgACAGAAAGAG ATTCCCAAGTTCAAAGCCCAGCTTCTCCCTGACTTCAGTGAGGTGTATCTGCCTGAGAAGAAGGTGGCTGCCCCCACAAAAGTTGAGCCCTTCCGGCTGCTAGCTGACGAGCGAGGAGCTACCAAGAGTGACCGCTGGGGACAAATG GTTAAGGATGAGCAGAGACAGCAGGAAGAAGCCACATCATTCAGGGCCCGCCCCAACACAGTCACCCACAAGGAGCCTTTCAtgccaaagaaagaaaatagctCAGTCTTTG TGCCTCAGGGCTTCCAGCTGTCGACAGAGCGGCGTGCTCAGGAGCGACAGGAGTACGAAAGGGCACTGTGTGAGAAGGAGGTGCTGTGCGCCCGTATAGAggaggagcggaggagagagatggagatgaaggagaaagaggaggtcACTGAACTCCGACAGCAGCAG ATACACAAAGCACAGCCTGTGCGTCGCTACAAGCCGGTGGAACTGAAGAAGAGTGAGGAATCCCTCACCATCCCCCAGTCCCCAAAGTTCTCGGACCGCTTCCGTTTGTGA
- the LOC118207455 gene encoding troponin C, skeletal muscle-like, giving the protein MPTDAQTDARSFLSEEMIAEFKAAFDMFDTDGGGDISTKELGTVMRMLGQNPSREELDAIIEEVDEDGSGTIDFEEFLVMMVQQLKEDQAGKSEEELSECFRVFDKNGDGFIDREEFGEILIASGEPVTEEEIDELMADADKNNDGKIDFDEFLKMMENVQ; this is encoded by the exons ATG CCCACTGATGCACAAACCGATGCTCGCTCCTTCCTGAGTGAGGAGATGATTGCTG AATTCAAAGCAGCCTTTGACATGTTTGACACTGATGGCGGCGGTGACATCAGCACCAAGGAGTTGGGTACTGTGATGAGGATGCTCGGTCAGAACCCTAGCAGAGAGGAGCTGGATGCCATCATTGAAGAGGTTGATGAGGATG GCAGTGGCACCATTGACTTTGAGGAGTTCTTGGTCATGATGGTTCAGCAGCTAAAGGAAGACCAGGCTGGCAAGAGCGAGGAGGAGCTGTCGGAATGCTTCCGTGTGTTTGACAA GAATGGTGATGGTTTCATTGACCGTGAGGAGTTTGGTGAAATCTTAATCGCCAGTGGGGAGCCAGTCACAGAGGAGGAAATTGACGAACTAATGGCAGATGCTGATAAAAACAATGATGGCAAGATTGACTTTGATG agttCCTGAAAATGATGGAGAatgtacagtaa
- the LOC118208522 gene encoding olfactory receptor 2AG2 → MENYVQILITISELRTRRAERSGTLFGLGHSRDLSWEPRFALLKNLILSDLLLTFTQSPTVLHCLLNRRTLAFDSWCLVQYFTGTVCILCTLLTLTFMALERYVYVCHAIRYLQIITLQRLRSIIGLIWIISLAIAVVNMVLLHMGRGTFGEATAGMLCEPDTVERHMGFPRAAAIFRKLIGVVFILGCILSYSFSYIRMYQEACNAVEPFNCVNSRARKTVLFYGSMFVVQLVPCWIKIASDGLWEMEGTVSMVISPALVSSETPVPHRALPSNIAGALHISLLALILVPPCINPLIYGIRNREVREAVLRFCQLRHRIRLIPLGGGGLSAQGNRGK, encoded by the exons ATGGAAAATTACGTTCAAATTCTCATAACCATCAGTGAACTGCGGACCAGAAGAGCTGAGAGGTCTGG CACCCTGTTTGGGCTGGGGCATTCCCGGGACCTCTCCTGGGAGCCACGCTTTGCCCTGCTGAAGAACCTCATCCTCAGTGACCTTTTGCTTACCTTCACGCAGTCACCCACAGTGCTGCATTGCCTGTTAAACCGACGTACGTTGGCCTTTGATAGCTGGTGCCTGGTGCAGTATTTCACTGGCACGGTCTGTATCTTGTGCACTCTCCTCACGCTCACCTTCATGGCCCTGGAGCGGTATGTGTACGTTTGCCACGCTATACGTTACCTCCAAATCATCACCTTGCAGCGTCTGCGCTCGATTATTGGTCTGATCTGGATTATCTCCTTGGCGATAGCCGTTGTGAACATGGTACTGCTCCATATGGGGCGAGGCACGTTTGGCGAGGCCACGGCGGGAATGCTGTGCGAGCCGGACACTGTGGAACGGCACATGGGCTTTCCCCGGGCGGCGGCCATCTTCCGCAAGCTCATCGGCGTCGTCTTCATACTGGGCTGCATCCTCAGCTACTCCTTCTCTTACATTCGCATGTATCAGGAGGCCTGCAACGCCGTGGAGCCCTTTAACTGCGTCAACAGCCGGGCTCGCAAGACTGTGCTCTTCTACGGCAGCATGTTCGTCGTGCAGCTCGTCCCGTGCTGGATCAAGATCGCCTCTGACGGGCtgtgggagatggaggggaCCGTGTCCATGGTGATCTCGCCGGCACTGGTGTCATCGGAGACGCCTGTGCCCCACCGAGCCCTGCCCTCAAACATTGCAGGtgctctgcacatttcattaCTAGCCCTCATACTGGTGCCCCCGTGCATCAACCCACTCATCTACGGCATCCGGAACCGGGAGGTGCGTGAGGCAGTTTTGCGTTTCTGCCAGCTCAGGCATAGAATCCGCCTCATACCTCTGGGAGGTGGAGGGCTCTCAGCACAGGGCAACCGGGGGAAATGA
- the LOC118207456 gene encoding troponin C, skeletal muscle-like, which yields MSEAQQEARSYLSEEMIAEFKAAFDMFDTDGGGDISTKELGTVMRMLGQNPTREELDEIIEEVDEDGSGTIDFEEFLVMMVRQLKEDQAGKSEEELAECFRVFDKNADGYIDREEFAQIIRSTGESITEAEIDELLKDGDKNADGMLDFDEFLKMMENVQ from the exons ATG AGCGAAGCGCAACAAGAGGCCCGCTCTTACCTGAGTGAGGAGATGATTGCTG AGTTTAAGGCAGCTTTTGACATGTTTGACACCGATGGCGGTGGTGACATCAGCACCAAGGAGTTGGGTACGGTTATGAGGATGCTCGGTCAGAACCCCACAAGAGAGGAACTGGATGAAATCATTGAGGAAGTTGATGAGGATG GCAGTGGCACCATTGACTTCGAGGAGTTTTTGGTTATGATGGTGAGACAGCTAAAAGAGGACCAGGCTGGCAAGAGTGAGGAAGAGTTGGCAGAGTGTTTCCGTGTGTTTGACAA GAATGCTGATGGCTACATTGACAGAGAGGAGTTTGCACAGATCATCCGCAGTACTGGAGAAAGCATCACAGAAGCTGAAATTGATGAGCTCTTGAAAGATGGAGACAAGAATGCTGATGGCATGCTGGACTTTGACG AATTCCTGAAGATGATGGAAAATGTGCAGTGA